CAGCGAGTCCTACAAGCCAGATCTGTACCGGGCTCCTCATGCCCTCTGCTAAGGGTCCCCTTTATCTTCAGGAGGGGAGTAAAGACTTGGCTTTGCATGCCGACAGCTAGACCCGTACCCCGCAAACCCCAGACAACCGCCTGCAAAGCCCACCCCCACGGAGGGAGCCCCCCGGACCCCCTCAAGGTCCCCAGCACCTCCCCCCCCTTCGAGCCCCGACCCTCCCGCATTTGGCCCCGAGCTGCTGGGGGCGAGGGGAGGCAGCGGTGTCCGACGGGGCGGCGGGGCGAGAGACCTTGCCAAAAAGTCAGAGGCTTTTCCGAGCGACTGGTTCCCGGGGCGTGGGgagggcagccccgggggggaGGGCGGCCAGAGGAGGGGGCGGCTTTGGCCGAAATCTCCCCTTTCTGCGGGGataggctgcccggggctgAGCCAGCAAAGGGGGTCTTCGCTGCCCAaggtggtggggggggaggggtccAGTTCGGCTCTtcccccgcagccccgctccGCAGCATCGCAATTCACTGTCCAGGCTCCGAAAGGCCGTCGGACAAGGTGCACGATCGCTCCGTTTAAAAGCAACAATTTTCCTTACAATAGGTAGAGATTTTCCGATACCGGTACTTTTTAATCCCGCGCttcatttgtgttttctctggGAGAAATCCTGTCGTCTGGGACATGGAGGCCGGTACAGCACAGCGGCAGCGCAGGAAGAGCGAAcctttttctttgaataatATATTCCTGTATTAGAAGCTAACGTCGTGCTGAGTGGAAACCTTTTACCTGGGAAAGCTTTTTACCAGAAATCGCCCGGCACACATatccttatttccattttagcTCAGAGCACAAAAAGTCTCCCACGCTAAATCTAAACTGATGGAAATTAAACCTGATTAGATTCAACAGAAACACCAAAGGGTCCGGTTTTGCTTGGCTTACGGAATCGGGCTTGGTTTATCCCCCGAGGTACTCGAGGGTAAAACGGGCCCTCTCTGCATTTCAGGTCCCCTTGCAAACCAGAGCCCGGTAATTTCGGTCACACTGGCACCGTGCAGCGGTCTCTAAGGCGTCCCCGCTGCCCACCCGGGACACAGTCCGGGTGAGTGGGTCCAAAAGGGAAGCCTTGTCTGAAAAATTCGCTAAAATAAGCAGGCGGCTTTGGCTACCTTAACGCTGCGGGTCCCTAAAATCAACTCGATTTTGCGGTTCGGCCGTAGCTGGGTGTAAATTGCTGTTGTgggctcccccctccccgcccccgggCCCAGGCAGCGGCTGGGGGCAGCGGGGACGTGGGTCCCCTGCGCCGGGCACcgcgggcggggagggagggaggggagagaaaacgGTTTCACGAGGTGGAAAGCAGCTCTCCCTGGAGTCCCACAGGACGGCAGCTACAAGTGTCACACATAAACAGGCTTTTCGGGGGAGCTAAGCCGACTCCTTCAACCCAGAGGTGCGGGGCAGAGGCGAAGCGGGCCATGATGTGACCCCGGgacagagcatcccttttcgAAGCCTTTTGTTTCCCTCCGAGGTCAGTTCAAAATCCTCAACTAAATCGCCTTCCTGCAACCTCAGCGCTTGATACGAGAGGCGTGTGGTAAAATCCTAGAGGGGATTTCCGAATAAAGCTAGTCATTCTCGGCTGTTCAGTAGACTGGAATTGCTAAAGAtaaaaggggagagaagagaagagaagagaagagaagagaagagaagagaagagaagagaagagaagagaagagaagagaagagaagagaagagaagagaagagaagaggaaaagaaaagaaaagaaaagaaaaaagaaaagaaaagaaaagaaaagaaaagaaaagaaaagaaaagaaaagaaaagaaaagaaaagaaaagaaaagaaaagaaaagaaaagaaaagaaaagaaaagaaaagaaaagaaaagaaaagaaaagaaaagaaagttttaaattttaGGTGCACTTCTAGATTTTCATGAATATCTTTTTTAATAGACATTCATGTATCTCACTACTTAGAAAATAAAACGCATGATCCATAAGAAGAGTTGAGAAACTCAAGATAGTTAAATGAAGCATTAAGAAATCCACCATAAACTTAGATTCATCGGGAATGGGAAAGGGAAACGTAAGAAAATTTCCTGGACCTAATTTGAGGCTGAGAGCACTAAATACTGCGAGTCCGCCCAAGTCTGGAGCGAGTCTCCTTCGGATCGATGGTGGGAGCGGGGCGCGCACCCCGCCCGCCTCACGCGTTGGCAGGGGCAGAGACAGGCTAGTCCAAGATAATGcagtataaaagaaaaaaaaaaatcgatcCAAATATATTGTTCGCCAGTGGAGCCAGCGCGCACCTATGAGATTTATCAAGTATTGATTTGCATGAATATTTTAGACCCATGCCTACGAGAAAAGTTATAGGCCATCTGAAGCCGGTGAGCAATGTACCATTTGCAAAGTAGCCATTTAACAAGGTGCTCCTCAGCATATCgatcattttcatttaaagtgtGATTAATAATAACATCCTACGGCAGCTACACCAGGAATATATTTCAGAAGGTCAGTTCAGAGCctattttgattttcctttgctttgcttaaaataaaaaataaatcttttcactaattatttttattagcgTCCAATAAACACAAGTTATCTTTGTGAGTAGTCTGGCACGGTTTTCCTTTGCCTCGCCTCTGGAGTGCCATCTAGCTAAGCTGTTGTAGCAAcattcattaaataaatgtCAACAGACAAGGATTTATGCTGCATAATAATATTACAGCTGTAGTATaactggatttattttaaagctattcTGAGGTTGCTTTGATCTATAAAGCAGCAACGTATGTCTCTATATGTCGCCAACAGCCTTTGCGAAACTACTTTGAGCTTTACAGTCCGCCAACAGTTTTCttacagcagaagcagcacaaagcGTGACTCTTACCTCTCTgatttgtttaataaaaaatatacataggGAAGAAAACTGCGAGGAATCTGCTGTCCTGATTTGAGGGGTGGGCTTCGgtcttttgtttggttggttgggtttggggtttttttttcctgattccaAATTGTCAGTGCACATACATCAGGGACTACGTCTTCTGCTAGCTCTTTCTTTGCAACCTGCAGAAATTTCTTGCCATCAGGTACAATGAAAAACGTCATTTAAAAAGCTAGGAGGTAAAGAAACCTGAGGTGTTCCTACTTTCAGCACATACTTTTAATAAGCCACTATAAAGCAGTTCCTGCATGTACAGAACAAGGCATAAGTAAGCACTTTTTCTTGATGAATTCACGTCTTGcaccttttaatattttactatGATCATAATTTACAAATACagtgtatgaaaaaaaatctgtttattgaTATAATCAGCAcgtctttaaaaaacaaacaaactaatgtcaaaacacattttaaaaatccgATTGATCATTTAGCCCTGCCAGTTCCTTAACTtcaagaaaagaatatttagtAGAATCAGAAGTATAATAATCTCATGTTACTCCAAAGAAAAGGCATGTGGAGAGTGGCAGGCGTGTTAAGTTTCGCGTTGGATTACAATCTACTCTGATATGACTGTAGTGAGTCAGGATTTTGCTCCAGTGGGTAGcactgggagagctggggagcTGGGTATGACGGGGGAAACGGTCTGGCCGCTTTCTTCCAGGGCTAGCCAGGCTCCGAACGGCATCAAATCAAGTGGTTGCGCCCCGAGGAAGAAACATCGCCCCGAGTCACCTCCTCTGCGCAGGAAAAGGCTGAAGTCCGccccagccgcccccccccgcggccGGCGGGTCCCGTCCGGGGCACCGGCCCCCCCAAGCCCGCCGCCTCCCCGTCCTTCTTCCACTGCTCGGGGACCAGGCTTTAGAAGTTTTCGCCTCAAATTCGGGGGTTTGACAGatatgcaaagaaaacagctggCGAAGATCTCCCGGAGCGAGACGAGGGATTTCAGAGCagttaggggggaaaaaaaaaaaaactaaaaaacccccaacagcTTCCAGAAACGGGGCTCAAATCGAAACGAGCACCCCGGCAAGTTAGCACTTTTCTCAGGAACCCggattatatatatttatttcattctcGAGTGGGTTTGAGACTTTCAGCGTCCTGACTTCAACTGTGCAGGCTGATGCCCAGAGCCGTGTTTCAGGCCAAAgcggaaaaagaaaaagaaaaaaaaaaaaagaaagaaagaaaaaaaaaacggTGGAGAGGTTATAATCCGCCCCTGACCCTTCTTCTCAGGTTTCGCATCAAAGCTGAAGCTCCGCCGCATCTCGCCGATCGATTCATAACAAGAAACCGTGAGATTGCTCCAAATATAATATAAAACGTAGGAAATAGTAAGAATTAGATCGCTCTTCCTTCACTGGAGACAGGTCCGCATGCACATACGCCAATAGATCCAGGACCCGGCTTTCCCTGCGGGGACACCGAGTGCTCCGAGCTGGTCTGTTCAATTACGTCTGATTATGCCCTAAAATGTACGATCAAAGCTTGACCTTCCACCAAGGCTGAGTTTTATAAGGTCATTTCCCCCTTAATATTCGGAAAAAGCAATTCAAACCTTTAGAAACAATGATGGACCCGATATTCATTTTAGCAGCGGGtagagagggggaaagaaaacagttattaaaggaaaaaaaaaatagcttggCATGCATAATACTTCATATAATATCACATTACAGGTTAGCTTGCATAACTAGCCATACAGCTCCCCAGTCTGTCCCcatctgattatttttctttccttcctttttaattgCCAGTGCAAACTCCTAATCGATTACACAAACCTATCCCGTAAGAGACAGACAAGCCGAGGTGCGTTTTCCTCAGCCTCCTCAGGAGACTGAAATAAGTGGCAAACCCACTGGTAACATACAGTATGTtgaattatatatatatatatatatatgtatgtatttaacCGCGTATTTTAGCCGATAGTTTGTCAGGGAAATAAAACGCAAACCAAGAAACCGAATCCTCACAGCTCGGACTTCAGCGGGGCGAATTCATTCCAACGATTTGCCTTCTTCGAGTTGTTTCAAATCAAAAAGCCTGCATCGAGAAGGACCAGGGGGCATCAGCACATGCTTGGGGATCGATCCTATGAAAACGAGAGTAATCacggagtggggggggggcggaaatcTGTACGAATTAAGTGGCTAAAACAAAGGGCcctggagaagctgctggaggcGAGGATCCGCAGGCTCCCCCGGCTCTGCACGGAAAGCAGCCGGGGcagcggggaaaatgaacggTTTCCCCGGCAGGAGCGCTGGCCTGGGGCAGCGGAGAAACACGGGGAAGGGCCCCCctggccgcggcgggggggggccccgGGGCTTCGCCGTCCgtggggcgggggcggcggggccgggaaGGGCCCCCCCGGGCCCGGCGGTTCCGTACATTCGTCTCACGCTCGGCAGCTCCgcggggggcggtggggggaaaggggctgggggggggggctgctgccgcCCCCCCGGCAAACGCCGGTCTGCGTCACGCCGGGGCCGAGGCGGCGGCCAGGGCTTTGCCGCTGCCACGGGGCTGCGTTTTCTTTGGCTGCGCGGCGGGGGGAGCCCCGCCGACCCGCTCCTGGCTCATGGCTGGGGGTCCTCGTAGTCCTTTCGGttccctccggctgctgcgcGTCGCTCCGAGTTTACCCCAAAAGCAAGTTTATTGCacgttttaaaaaaaaaaaaaaaaaaaaagtcacaaagcGGAAAATCGAGAAACGTGTAAGTTGGCAATAAAAAGTCCGGGGAGGAAGGGGGGTGGAGCTGGAAGCCGGGGGAGGGGGCGAGGGGGCCGCGGTCCCGGCGCAGGTGGGCGCTCAGACGAGTCCTGTCATCTGCGACCgtaggaaagggagggaggcggcggggaAGGTGCCCAGGGGGTAGCTGACGCCGCCGGAGAAGCCCACCAAGGGGGGCGACATGTGGGGCAGGCTGAAGCCCAAGGCGCTCGCCGGCGAGTTCTCGTGGTACAAAATGGGGACCCGCACTATCCTTTGGGCGGCGTGGGAGAGGTTGGCCGCCTCCAGGTCGGCGGCCAGCTGCCGCTTCCACTTGTTGCGGCGGTTCTGGAACCAGATCTTCACCTGCGTCTCGGTGAGGTGCAGCGAGGCGGCCAGGCCGGCCCGCTCCGAGCTGCTCAGGTAGCGCTTCACGTCGAAGGTGGACTCCAGCTGGAAGACCTGGCTGCGGCTGAACACCGTGCGCGTCTTCTTCTTGCGGCCGGCGGCGCGTTGCTCCGGTTCTCCCGGCTCCTCGCcgcgctcctcctcctcctcacggccgcccggccccggccgcccgcccgccgggccccgcaccgccgcccgcccgccgccgccgccgccgccgccgcccgcccgctccgCCGGCTCCTCGGGCAGCTCGGGCGAGTCCCGGTCGCTGGCTGCGGAGAGAGGCAGAGGGCTGGGAAGCGGGGCCGCCGCTCCGGGGAGCCGGGCCCGGGGGAGAGGAGGGCCgtcgccccgccgcccccccccaccccgctgaCCCAGCGGCAGCGCCTGCCCCTCGCCCGCcgagggaggaaggcaggcgGCTGCGGGGAGAGCAAGGCCGGGCTGCCGAGGGGGCGAGGAGCCCGGGCGAAGGCCCCTGCCGCCGCTCCGTCTCTTGCGATAAACCCCCAAATCCTGGCGGGTACGTACACGCAGGCGCAAGCATGCTAACCCAGAAATTGTATTCCGTGTGTACGTACATATACTCGTCCGCGGACACGCTCCTCCGTGGGCGTATGTGTATGGGCGGCTGGGGGTACGCACGTACCTAAAGGCACACAGACGCCTGGGTATAACGTGCGTATACCTTTAGCTGCGTTTTGTACGCATCAATGCAAGCGTGCACGTATACGTATGCACACGCGTATATATGCACAGAAGTATGCACCCACTTCTGGTATATGTCTGCACACGTAGGAATACACGTGAActtatttatacacacacacacgtatgtaTTTACACACGTATGTATACACAAACGTATTTACACACATATACACTTACAAATGCATATGCAAGTGTATTGCTGTGTGTAAGATAAGAGGGGTAAGAATCCTGGTGCGTGTGTATAGATAAAGGGAGgtaggaaagaaatattttcacttcaCGTTATTCTGAACTTGGTAAACCAAATGGATCGGGTCGGCTACTCCACTATCGGGACACTGTCTCCCCGCAAGTCTCCGTGGAGTCTCCGATCTTGTGGTTTCCATTTGCAGTTttaaaggggagaaaaaatacaTCCTACTCTtaacaggggaagaaaataacaggggaaaaaagcgAGAAAAACAAGGCAGCTGTTGTTTCTGGAGTCGTTTTCTGTTTCTAGATGTACTTTtgagagaaatttaaaatactaataaacCTATCACTGTAAAAAGAAACTCTTTGGATTGCAAATCACGCCTCTTTTCCTTATCGAGCAACCGTGAGAACTCCACAGGCTCGTACAGGATCACAGAGATGCACCGAAGGGCAATAGTTTTTCTATCAGGGTAAAAATAACCCCAGATGGCAGCCCGTAaacttttttcagctgttcattTCTGCCCCTGAACCCGGGCTTTTCCTCCGGCGCCCTTTCCAGCCGAGTCCCCGTAAGGCCAGGCCGCCGCCTGCCCCTGCCGCGCcgcgggagcggcggggccggctcCGCGGGAaggggcggccgggccgcgggGGCCCGAGCCCAGCGGCTCCCCCGGCTGCCAAACTCTCCGCTGCGCTGCTGGGGACGCTGCTCCCAGCTTGCCGCCTCGCCGGGGCGTCAAAAAAAGCCAGGccttcctcttaaaaaaaaaaaaaaaaaaaaaaaaaaagagagagaaggaagaaaaagggcgaggggcagaaaaagggaagggaaaaaacaaaaaaaaaaatccccgaGCAGGCGAACAAGCCCTGTTTACATTCTGCGCGGCGGGGCGGAGGCTCCAGGTGCCTGCCACGCCGGGAGCGATTCCAGAGATTTGCCCCGGGCGGCCGAAAACGGGGAGGCAGAGCGAGGGCTGCGGGGACGCTCCGCGCATCCCCCTCCGCTCCTGCCCCCGGGGGCCACGGCGGgacccggggcggggggagaccagagacacccccctccccaccgcctcccccccccccccccagccccagccgggCCCGGCGATGAAGGGTAGGGAAAGGCGACTTACTGTCGGGGCTGGCGCAGCCCAGGAAAGCGGCGTGCGCTCGGCGGTACCAGCCGACGGCGGCGTCGCGGAGGGGGCAGCCGGGGGCTCCGAGGCGCAGCGGGGAGCGCGGCCCGCAGCGCGGCCCCCCGcggccgccaccgccgccgcccgccgccgcccgccgcgccccgccgcccgccgtgCCCTCGGTGCCCAGCAGGTCCTCGATGAAGAAGGACGAGACGCGGGCGGAGGTGGAGCCGGCGTTTTCCGTGGCTTCGTCCGGCATCGTCGGAGAGAACtgccggggggagggggggggaggcggtCCCTGCTCCGCCGGCGGCTGGCTCCTCGGCTCCCCGCTGCCCCGCGGCCGCCTCCTGCCTCTGCCTAGCCCCGTGGATGCTCTCCTGGtataaaagggtttttttccggAGTAATCATTTCAGATCGCGGTTTGCCATCATTTCCTGCGAGCtaggaggggaggggggagggggaggaggggaagggaacggggaaggaggaaaaaaaaaaagcaacccgGCAACCCATCGGAGGCGCCAGATTCTGCGCGAAAACGATAATAAcgaaataaaaatgtcatgcGAGTTAAACGCCGGACGCGAGAGGGGGAATCCTGCGATTGGAGGAGCGCCGCGGCAAATGGGAGTTCCGCGGGGGGAAGCGCCGGGCGCggagcgcggcggggccgggcgctgCCGGTGCCTGGGCGggcgtgtgcgtgtgtgcgtgtgcgtgtccgtgtccgtgtGTGCGTGTCCGTGTGCGTGTGCAGTGCGGGGTGTGCGTGTGCGCGCGCCGCCCTGGGGCTGCCACTCACGAGCTCCTTATTTAGGTCAATTAGGGAGCAAATCCCCGCgcggggggagcggcggggccggccccggcACACGGGccgcagccggggggggggggaagcgggggggggggggatttacCGCTCTAAGTCCCTGCCCTCCCATTGGTCGCAGCGGGCTCAGCGGGCAGCCCAGCCAACCAATCCACGCCCGGGATATCGCGGTTATATTAATATCATTAATAATAAtcacacccacccccccccgccgccaggCCCCCGCCGAGCGCTTTCATGTCGGCGGCGATGGACGGAGGAGATGCGCCCTCCGCCGCCCGCAGACCCTGCTCCGGCCCCGCGGGCCCGGCGGCCACCGCGGTGAGGTTGCCCCCCACCTCCCGGAGCCCCCGGGTTGGGACACCTGAacgggacggggacggggacgggacACGGGACGGGCAGGCGGAGGGACGTCTGCCCCCCGTGAGCAGGCAGTGTCCGCGGCCGCGAGTGTCCCGCCGATGGAGGAGAGGGTGACCGGCACGGGAGGGCGGGGGACCCTCGTCTATAGGGTCTCTCGAGGCCCGGGGTGATGACATTTAACCTTTTcctttacatatatatatgcatatacatatagGTGCATGTTTACATATATATACCTATTCTGTCTAGTTTATTTAGCCAGCCAGCCGGCCCCCGCTCGTGGAAGACGGGGCCGTCCACGACAGCccgggcggggaggcggcggcgatGCGCTGCCCGTTCCAGCGCCCAGCCTGTGGCTCCTGGCGTTCCCCCTCCGCAGCCCgacttttttcttattattccTATTGTCAGTCCACTTCATGGAAGGAAAGCCGTAAAGCCACCCTCCGCCTGCCCCCTTTTCCCGAGCCTCCTGGATCCGCCCGCCTCGGGACGGGGACCCCCGGCAAGCCCACAAATCTCCCCCTCGCTGCGGGGTGCCGGGGCAGGAGAGTTAAATCCTCTGCCTGTATCCTCGGGAGCAGGCGGGCCAGGTTTGGAGAGGGACGAGTCGATCCGGAGCGCACGTCGGAGACCCGTGGAGGTTTGGGTGAGTACACGGATGCCCGGGCGATGTTCACCTGCGGGTcagctctctgctcctgctctgcctcctctgccGGGACAGCCCGACTTGTTCCCCTTTACGGTATTCCAGGACAAGCACCCCTTTCCCAAGCCCCGCCTCCCCCTCCCGCTTCGGAACGGGGACACCGGTTGCTGCCCGGCGGGAGTgtccggcggggccggggcgcaGGCGGGTGCGGAGCCGGCGTCACCGGCACGGAACGGTCCCGCTCCTTTTCCCGGAGTGGCCGTGGGGACCTTTAAGGTCAGGCCCtatttaggaaagaaagaaaaaagaagaagaagaaaaaaaagaataattccaCTTCCAaggtttccagaaaaaaatgcaaacagccaGAGCTCTGAAATGGACTCTGGAAAAGGAGGAATATACGGGGGCACGTTCGGCTTTCGGTCCCACCTGTGCAGAGACCGAGGAGCAATCCGGTGAACTGTAAACCGGACGAAAGTGCATTCGGCACTTGTTGCACAGGAGTGATGTTCACGAACGTTGCTTTTACGCTCTGCGCATCTCGGTGCGTGTTGCTGGATAGGAAATGTGAGTTTGGCTGATACGTCTTAAGCATCCGTAAACCGTCTGCTCTGTTTGACTGGCAGACTCAGAAAATACATGAGTACTTTCCcgaataaagagaaaaatgtgcaCCCTGGTTACTTCTGTGCATTTTATATACAGTGTGGAAACGATATGCGTGTCTCCCGTACCCTTATTTTATAAAGTGTTCCTACAGTGTGGTCATGCAACTTATGTAATattatttgctttcctcttaGAAATAGTATAATAAAATCAATAAGAGTAAActtgctcttgcttttctttcctctgtatttctttAGCATAACGTATAACTGTTTGGTGTGCCAATAATGCTGAACTGTGTTTGTGCAAAGTCATGTACACTCAGACATATTCCTGAGACACAAAATCAGGATGAATGTAATTCTCCACCTGCAAATACAACACTTGCACATACATGTCCGTGTGTaaggggtatttttttttaagcttgtaGTTACGTTTACGTACCTTTTACATTGCTATAGTGGCAGTTTGTCCTTAATACTCTTTGCGCTTATTatgatgaggaggagaaaaaggggcGTGTGTTTACTAGATGTCTCCCTGCAGCCACCCAGCAGGGCTCCGTGTAGGGagcagaaaaagcaaccagTGAGGGTATTTTCGTAATTTAATGTCAGAATGACATCCTGGGCTCCTGCCCTAACTCCTTTCGGTGACACTTGCCCAGGTGTaacgcggggggggggggggtcccctcaTTGCCATCACTCCGGGCTAACCCCTCCGTCGGGCAAGGGCCCCGCCGGCGCGGCTCCCGGGCCACCTCAGCGGGGCTCGGGGTGGCCGTGGCGAGGCAGGACAATTCCAAACCacctcctctgccacagccGTCTCCTTGCAGCACGGTAAaccttcatttttctgcaggctgctgcGTGCAGAGACTTTCCCCGGGCAGCAAGCCTGCCCGCCCTCGGCGAGTCAGGAGGGATTTCCCCGCGTTTTCGGCAGAAGTGGCTTTGAGACCAGATTTAGACTATAGGTGACGGGCCCCTTATTTTTTCCGTCTCTGGCTCTGTTTCTCTCCCAGGTCCATCTTTTTCCCCGAGGCTTTGGAGACCTCCAGATGCGGGCCAGCTCCGGCCTGCGGCCCCGGCGGGTTCTCTCCTGCTGAGCAGCCCTGGCTCCCAGTCCGTGCCCATCACTGGCGTGGGACACCCGTGGGgtattctccc
The Haliaeetus albicilla chromosome 1, bHalAlb1.1, whole genome shotgun sequence DNA segment above includes these coding regions:
- the LOC138687449 gene encoding homeobox protein HMX1-like, which produces MPDEATENAGSTSARVSSFFIEDLLGTEGTAGGGARRAAAGGGGGGRGGPRCGPRSPLRLGAPGCPLRDAAVGWYRRAHAAFLGCASPDTSDRDSPELPEEPAERAGGGGGGGGGRAAVRGPAGGRPGPGGREEEEERGEEPGEPEQRAAGRKKKTRTVFSRSQVFQLESTFDVKRYLSSSERAGLAASLHLTETQVKIWFQNRRNKWKRQLAADLEAANLSHAAQRIVRVPILYHENSPASALGFSLPHMSPPLVGFSGGVSYPLGTFPAASLPFLRSQMTGLV